CAAGTatttaaatgtacctacttcACGCTCATTACATCTAATAGCTTCTTTGAAGCCTGCCTTGTTCAACGAAAACCATCGAAAATAGATATCGTATGATTCATTTTCAACAATTACATTGCCACTATTACACGGGCCTGATTGATTAGTATTAGCAGCTGCGACTACTATTATTACAAGTACTAGTATTCCTGCTTGCGACCTTCAAGAAATATCGAAGGccagacataaataaaatacttaaagaaAACTTAGTTTCAAGGTCAATATTGGCCCCAATATACCACCCATGGGAACACCTTGTAATTTTCTTATAGAATTTAAAGAAAACACGTACCCACCGTGTCAATAGCGTCATACAAAACAATATCGTTGCGGAGTACGTTCATAATATGTTTATCTGTGGCCTTCAACTTGACTCGTCCGGGCAACCGCCGACCTCGCTTACTTTCTGACTTTTAAATGTTTTGCCTTATCGAATTATCGTTATTGTTGGCTATCTTAACTGTTTTTCTCGTTCTTAGGATACCTTTAAACTTGTATTGACTTTGCGGGAAAAACTGAAAGGTCCGCCTCCGTTTTTGCTTTTTAGTATGTTTTTAACGCATATTAGCAATTTGCTCTGGCTTTGCACATACATAATTTCtcgtaataaatgttttttatataataaatagttttcaatttcaattaataataatttacattgaCCTTCGATTGTTTACAGCAAAATTTATCAAATAACTCTCCTCTTCCGCAATTGATGCCTCGATAAATGgcgattgtttttatttacatctgTTTGTCCATTACTTTGGTTTATTtaccaatgttttttttacaaatatttggcCTTATGCAGGACTAATCGAAAGCGTTATGAGAATATTAAGTTACTATTCTACCCAAGTTACATTGATTGATCTTTTATTGCCATTGGCGACtctgatcacttaccattaggtgatgaGTCTCCTCATTTGTCCgctatctcataaaaaatccTGGTGATTTGTTTTCTGGACTAAACATTTCAAGCCGTTATTTCTATCAGACTGTCTTCTATTtacattatgtttgtttataacaaCACCTAAACAGAACCTTTTATTATATAACTTAACGTATATTATTGAATGGAATCATACTTTCAATATAGATTACTACAATTGATGCATAAAGTTGTCAATGCCAGTGAAATACGAAACACTTGTACaagaaacatacatatttaatatgtCTATCTCATGTTAAATACCAAGGAAAGGAATGTTTAGCTTAATATATCGTGCGACACTATGGAATATTGTCAAAAAACCTTTGGTTCCTGATTAGGATTCTGATTCTTCAATAAGATTGTCAGACATAGTTCTAAAGAGCAAAACTTGTGCATATTAtgtcttaattatttatttattttcagccatggtcatCGTACTGCAGGCCAAAAGCCTCCCTACTTTCCTTCCACTCGACTCTTTGTAGAGCTTTTGGTGGCCAatccttaacacattgaacgtcgtggtggtcaccggtgaccgacgttagcggaggttTTGCCTTCAACAGCTTTCTATTGGCATTCAAAgacttaatgttttaattaacccTCAAAATCTCTTGTCCCCAGGTAAGGAAGTACAGAAGAGATGGAGGTCGATTCGCGACTCATACACCAAGACGTACAGACAGGGAAAGTGTGTGTTGCCCGAGCAGTGCCCGCCTGGGAGCAGACGTTACCAGTACCACCACCAAATGTCATTCCTACTGAAAGCCTTGCAGAACAAGTGAGTAAACATGAAGAAAAAACATGTCAGTGAACATTGTTGCCAAAGCCTAAGAAAGTTCTAAGAAAACTGTAGGGAGATGTATATTTTTCCTGCTTCTAGACTATGCAGTTACGagagaaattttaaataaaaaaaccctcTATACGTacgaaaagtatttatttgtctttGACTGATGGTTGAAATCCGCAATCCTAATATCCTGAAGTCTTTCATAAAGATTAATTGGACAGCAATAGTGAAATATGTGTAAAGAAGATTGTAAAAATGTCTCATTAACTTAGCTTAACTTCCTATGATACTGACTTTAAGTGCCACCAATAATCTAATGactttattattcaatttccaGGAAACCGAGATATTCACAGGACAAGTATGAGTCATTCTCAGAGATCTCAAACTCGCCGCAACACCCACCACCAGAAGACATGCCGAAAATAAAGAATGAGACCATGGAAAAGCCATTAGATCTAAAAACCAAACCAGACGACAGACCAGAAACGCAAGATAAATGCAACCAAGCAGATTGTATAGACAAACCAAATGCCCTAGAAATCAAAATAGATGCTAACTCCATACTGCCTGAAGACCATTTCGATGACGATCGCCTATTCATGAACTCTTTAATACCTTTATTCAAGAAAATGAATGATGACACAAGGTTACTATGCAGGATTGAAGTGCTGAAAATAATCAGATATGCTTTGCAGGGCCACAAATGTTTTGAAGCTCTTAAGGTGGCTGAAGATTCGTTCGTGAAAGATAGGTTGAGTAATATACTGTCGAAAGATGAGAGCAGTGTGTCTACTAGTACACAGAAGAGTCCGGAATCCAAACTGGCTATGACCACCAGGTCTGCCGATGGCAGCCGACCTGTTAGAAAACGGAGGGTAAGTTTTGGAACctcttattttaattgttaattggTGATGTTGTACACTTGAATTTTTGCATTGTCCATGGGTGTGTATTGAATTGAAAAGGAATTATAGCTGAgctaaattgtttatttttgtaaattggtGCACAGTTAGTGCGGTGACTGGGACTGGCTGCCATGTACCGTgcagtgggttcgattcccgcactaaGCTATTCTTTtcgtaatccacaaattgttgtttccggtctgggtgtcatg
The Spodoptera frugiperda isolate SF20-4 chromosome 17, AGI-APGP_CSIRO_Sfru_2.0, whole genome shotgun sequence DNA segment above includes these coding regions:
- the LOC118276689 gene encoding uncharacterized protein LOC118276689 isoform X1, with product MVRTKDGDGIKSSLIITEVKKRPCLFDTNDPNYGDRTEKARSWEEVCNCVVPGWAALGQAEKFAAGKEVQKRWRSIRDSYTKTYRQGKCVLPEQCPPGSRRYQYHHQMSFLLKALQNKKPRYSQDKYESFSEISNSPQHPPPEDMPKIKNETMEKPLDLKTKPDDRPETQDKCNQADCIDKPNALEIKIDANSILPEDHFDDDRLFMNSLIPLFKKMNDDTRLLCRIEVLKIIRYALQGHKCFEALKVAEDSFVKDRLSNILSKDESSVSTSTQKSPESKLAMTTRSADGSRPVRKRRARSPSPLPVPAKKRGPGRPRKIRPPPSDSDEEQTSRKRLPKLKVCEAPCEEDSYSHVTSVAQLSTPMFMKIYNLERSKIAPALPTTPPMQVSIKTEPVDPEPQPS
- the LOC118276689 gene encoding uncharacterized protein LOC118276689 isoform X2 — its product is MKKKMSKEVQKRWRSIRDSYTKTYRQGKCVLPEQCPPGSRRYQYHHQMSFLLKALQNKKPRYSQDKYESFSEISNSPQHPPPEDMPKIKNETMEKPLDLKTKPDDRPETQDKCNQADCIDKPNALEIKIDANSILPEDHFDDDRLFMNSLIPLFKKMNDDTRLLCRIEVLKIIRYALQGHKCFEALKVAEDSFVKDRLSNILSKDESSVSTSTQKSPESKLAMTTRSADGSRPVRKRRARSPSPLPVPAKKRGPGRPRKIRPPPSDSDEEQTSRKRLPKLKVCEAPCEEDSYSHVTSVAQLSTPMFMKIYNLERSKIAPALPTTPPMQVSIKTEPVDPEPQPS